In a genomic window of Nodosilinea sp. E11:
- the bioD gene encoding dethiobiotin synthase → MASLNALLVAGTDTEVGKTVVTSALLAYWQRYQPAQAPAVLKPFQSGVGDRELYQRLFFPAATLDDITPQYFEAPLAPPLAATLEGRSVDLTLAWRTLEANTQQHPWVLVEGLGGLGSPVTYELTVADLAAAWHLPVVLVVPVKLGAIAQAIANVALARQHHLDLRGIILNCSIPCTDEQISQWAPQDVITNLAQIPVLGTLPYLATPESVEALAAAAAALDLEALHPLLAQAVP, encoded by the coding sequence ATGGCTTCCTTAAATGCTCTGCTGGTGGCGGGTACCGACACCGAGGTAGGTAAAACTGTAGTAACCAGTGCGCTGCTAGCCTACTGGCAGCGATATCAACCGGCTCAGGCTCCAGCGGTGCTGAAGCCGTTTCAATCGGGGGTGGGCGATCGCGAGCTGTACCAGCGCCTCTTTTTCCCCGCTGCGACCCTAGACGATATTACTCCCCAATATTTTGAGGCTCCCCTGGCTCCACCGTTGGCGGCGACCCTCGAAGGCCGCTCGGTCGATCTCACCCTGGCCTGGCGCACCCTAGAAGCCAACACCCAGCAGCATCCCTGGGTGTTGGTCGAAGGCTTGGGCGGCCTGGGGTCGCCAGTCACCTACGAGTTGACCGTGGCCGACCTGGCGGCGGCCTGGCATCTGCCCGTGGTGTTAGTGGTACCGGTTAAGCTGGGGGCGATCGCCCAGGCGATCGCCAATGTGGCCCTGGCCCGTCAGCATCACCTCGACCTGCGCGGCATCATTCTCAACTGTTCTATCCCCTGTACCGACGAGCAGATCAGCCAGTGGGCCCCGCAGGATGTAATCACCAACCTGGCTCAAATACCGGTGCTTGGCACCCTGCCTTACCTAGCTACGCCAGAGTCGGTCGAAGCCCTAGCCGCCGCTGCCGCCGCCCTCGACCTCGAAGCCCTGCATCCGTTGCTAGCGCAGGCCGTGCCCTAG